A part of Ziziphus jujuba cultivar Dongzao chromosome 8, ASM3175591v1 genomic DNA contains:
- the LOC125421363 gene encoding CASP-like protein 5A2 encodes MNASRPSVHPVEAPPPATDAAAGENPLPRGRMKDIQGMPGTRGGLALRLSQFAFAVVALCIMASTSDFPSVTAFRCLVAAASLQSLWSLSLAIIDIYAILVRRSLRNFRVVSIFAMGDGITSTLIFSAACASAGITVLIGNDLNDCAQNHCARFETATAMAFMSWFAVSPSFLLNFWTLASK; translated from the exons ATGAATGCAAGCCGACCTTCAGTCCACCCGGTGGAAGCGCCTCCTCCGGCAACCGACGCGGCGGCCGGAGAGAACCCTTTGCCTAGGGGGAGGATGAAGGACATTCAAGGCATGCCCGGAACTCGTGGAGGCCTTGCCTTGAGACTCTCTCAGTTCGCCTTCGCTGTCGTCGCGCTCTGCATCATGGCTTCAACCTCCGACTTCCCCTCCGTCACCGCTTTCCG CTGCCTTGTAGCTGCTGCCAGCTTGCAAAGCTTGTGGAGCCTTTCTCTTGCCATCATTGATATATATGCGATATTAGTAAGGCGCAGCTTGCGAAATTTCAGAGTTGTCAGCATATTTGCTATGGGCGATGGG ATCACTTCCACACTCATATTTTCTGCAGCTTGTGCATCTGCTGGTATCACAGTTCTCATAGGAAATGATCTGAATGATTGTGCACAAAATCATTGCGCTAGATTTGAGACAGCTACTGCAATGGCTTTCATGAGTTGGTTTGCTGTTTCACCATCATTTCTCCTGAATTTCTGGACGCTTGCATCCAAATGA